In Manis javanica isolate MJ-LG chromosome X, MJ_LKY, whole genome shotgun sequence, the DNA window TGACAAGCTTTCTACAGAGCCCTTTGGATTTTCTAAGCATATCATCTGTCGAGCAGTTTTGTTCCTCCCTTTGCAATCCTCATGCTTGTTCTTCCTGTTAGTTCCATGCCCCAGGACCTACAGTGCAAGGTTGAAGAGAGTGGTCACAACAGACATACTtaccttttttcctgttttaaaggGCATACTCATGGATTTTAACTAATAAGAATGATGTCTGGTATGGAGTTCTAGTAAATATTCTTTATGAGGTTAAGGAACTTCCCTTCTATTCCTGGTTTGCTGAGattatttatcatgaatgggtgttgagttTTAGTGATGCagttttttcttcatctgttgtttgtatgttttttacCCTTTAAGCTGTTAAACtacccttgcattcctgagatacaTCCAAATCATCATGACATATTAAATACTGTTGTTTTGTATTCTCTTGATTATTAGTCACTTTTTGCTGCCTCTTTGCATGTCTACTACTTTTTGTTGCATGTCTATTATTTTTTGTTGCATGCTGGACATTGCATAAGTGACATGTAAATGctatagataatattttttacCACAGAGGGTTCCCTTTGTCCTCTGTTAGGCAGTTAGGGGGAGGGATTATTGCTTAATCCTATCAGGGATTGAGTTTAGGCTGAGTCTGGCTACAGCTGTGACCAGAAGCCTGCACCAGCTTGGATTAGTTATGCGTATGTGGATGGCAGCTACAGGAAGAGAGGAGACAATGGGAGGTTGGTTATGTGAGGACAATATTGGTCTCAGCTCTTACACCGAAAAAGTCAAGAAAGCTGCTGATGGGCATTGGGTGGTACTCAGACACATGGCAACAGAGAGTCAGGAAGAGCAACACTTCAGAATTACTGTCCTAAATTCTAAGAGCAGCATGAAGTCTTGGATGTGTCTGCGTGAATTAGGGAGAGGACTTCTGTCTGAAGGAAAGAGTTGCTAAAATAACTGGACTTTTGTCGTGCCCTTTAACCATGGTAACCTAAGGCAAAGATTACATTTAGATGACATAGAAAGTATTTCTAAAGGTTGCTTAAAATTGCTTCCTTAAACAATTTCCACTCAATGCTCAAAAGAATATTCTAACAtggaattaaaaatttaaataaaaaccacCCAGAATCCTGCTGCTCTTAACAATTaaactgttttgattttctttgttgctttccattctttttttgcAAACACTAATAGGCAGAAacacccacacaaacacacacaaatatagtttttacctaatgtaaCCATGGTATACCTGGGATTTTCCTTCTACCGCCTTTAAAGGTGAAGTTCAGTTTATGACTCACTTTCATCGGGAAGTCTGCACAGGGATCAAATTCCACACTTCATGCCCGCATTTTAATGCCTGCTGCATTCCATCCTCTGTAGTTCCCCAAGTTGAGCTATGTTCGGAGTGTGGTAGAGCACGGACAGCACTATTCAAATGCACTTACTACTTCTCAGGGAGCACACTAGGTCTAGTGATGGCAAGGAAAACAGTTATAATTTCAACTTTTCCATCAGTAATGAAGATTTTGGAATAGTTTGCATCTTTTctttattcagaattttattgagTGCTGCTAAGCGTGAGTTTCTTGGTAAACTGCTGTTTCCCCAACTGGCACCACTcttccacagccctccccacTGCTGCCGGTTCACCTGTAGGGCTCAGCATGAAGCACCTTCTCGCTTACGTCTTCTCTGGAACCGTCACCCTGGATTCCCACTGAGTGCACCTTGTTGATTTCCTTCAAGGCCCTTAACCCATTTGCAGCTGCACATTCGTTTGTTGCTTAAGGAATGCTTTCTGAGCTCTCCTAGGGAGGGACTGACTCTATTTTATTTAAAGGTACGGTCAGATGATATAAGCACAGCTTGTGGGGATGGGAGCAAAGATGGAGGGAGGGTGCTGCTTGGGGACACCCGCTGAATTCCTCTGTGTGTTAATGCTGTATTAGCACCTGGCACAGTGTGTGCACACactatatatttgttgaataaataagtattAACATGAAATGACTTTTCATTTCCTGCAAATCTTAAAACCACCCAAGGGGAGAGAGTTTTATTGTATTACCTACTTTCAGTCTAACTTTAAAGCCAAATATAATGGATTTTCaattactttttatgtttttctcccttctttgcaGCTATACAAGAACATCCATGCAATACTGAGAACAAATCTCTTATTTAGGCCAATGACATAGGAAAAATACCAAATTTCTGATTATTTAGGTATGTCATTTAATGGCCACATTGTCTACCATCGAGTTCTGTATTTTTCCTTGTATGTGAAAAGTATAATCACAATTATAATCAGTATTTATTATACTAGAGTCTGCAAAACACTTACTTGTAGCTTTTCATCTGAGATAGCAGAGGTGATTTTTTGCAGACTCCAGCTTGAAATGGGTTATTAACTCCCAGTGCTCACAGTAATAAGTAGGTGTCATTTAAGGAAAGGAATCATTACTGCCTAGCACCCTTGACCTCTTTTTCCTCCATGAGTGATGCATTACATGTTTAcagaatataaagatgaaaatcCTAATTAGAGGAAGGGAGTGGAACTAGGTCAGTTCTTAAATGTTTTTTGCCTGTAAACAAGCGCATGGAGCAACAGAGATAAAGACCATCTATCTGACTTGTGTTAGCTTGCCAACCACATACATCCACAACAAAGGTGCCCCAAACTTGCCCTTCAGGGAAAAATCTTCTGACCCACCTTACTCTTGCATTGTCAAATCAGTTAGGTAAACAAGTAAATGGTGGATAGTGTCGGTTGGTTAGTGTCCAAGTAAGACTTGTTTCAGAAAAAGTAACTTTCCTTATTCCTTCTTCAGGTGCTAACTATAAGCTACATTCAGGTATGTTTGTATGCCTCACTGCCATTTTGGAACAGACTAAGAATACAATAATTCAAAACACAATAGTTCTGTAAGAGCACTTGCTAATACCTGCTTGGCTTTAGCAGTGCAGAGGTAAGTGCCTATTCCATCACTCCTTGACCGTGTTATGAGATAGGTTTCAGGTAGCATTTCCTTAGTGACCCTGTGGATTGATTGCTTGTTGCAATTTAGTTCAACGCACATGAcactgtgtatttttttcttttagaaaattaacACTAATATTCTAATATGTTTTACTGTAtagttttttaaaggtattattgatatacactcttatgaatgtttcacatgaaaaacaatgtggttactacattcacccatgttatcaaatccccacccacaccccaatgcagtcactgtccatcagtgtagttagatgacacagatccactatgtgccttctctgtgctacactgtcctccccgtgatcccccacaccgtgtgtactaaacataatacccctcaatccccttctccctcccttcccacccctccccgtTGATAACCActtagttccttcttggagtctctgagtccgctgctattttgttccttcagttttgcttcgttgttatactccacaaatgagggaaatcatttggcacttgtctttctccacctggcttatttctctgagcataatatcctccagctccatccatgttgttgcaaatggcaggattattGTGTAGTTTTAAATGTTATGTGTTTTAATATGAGATAACATCTCTTCCCCTCCCTATTTGCAacagatttgtattttataaacCCTTATTTATATTTCCTTGGGGGAATATCCTGCATGggtaaaaaatagatttttttcctataaaagaaaaattcatttaagCTCAAACTAGAACTTAATCTTTATTACATGCCTCATCTTCAGAAGTATTCTAAAATTGTGAGAAACTGCACATTTGTTCggttgcttattttctgtctctttttagcTCCCCTAGGAAAGGGACTGaatgtatttttcagaaaataaacaaactaaatCTACCGCACAAAATCTATTTAGAGGTCACTAAAAGTCCCTCCGGGCTCCAGGAGCCTGTGTGGTAAGAACAATGAGCTAAACTTACATAGTAAGAAATTACGAGCTTCCCCAATAACTAGCCTTTTCCCACTACCACTTTATGTATAAAGACAACGGAGGCAGTATTATAACAAGATCAAGgaaaaagtttaaatataatttttaaaaatgcctgttTTTCCACAATATCACagctgttttcatttctcatctACTCGTTTTCTTTGcactttcttttctcatcttaATCACAACAGGCTGCGGTTGTGCTGATGCGATGTTTCTTTCCACTTTACGTAAacttttaaagataattattaTTTCGTGTTCTCTCTCGCCGGAAAGCAACGGGAGCACAGGAGAACAGAGGACCTAAAGAAAACCCGAGTTTCAGCGAGGATACGCCGTCCGGGAGACGGTGAGGGCGGGGCGACCACGACCTCGAGGCCCCGCCTCCCCGCCCCGGGCCCCGCCTCCAAGGCCCCACAGCCCAGGCACCGCCTCCTAGAGCCCCGCCCCACCTTTCCCAGGCCCGCCCCGGCCCGTCGCCATGTTCTCTCGGTGCTGGACGCGAGCAGCCGGAGCCGGACACGGGCAGCGCCGCTCCCGCTACCACCTCTTGTTTTCGGGTCCTCGAAACTCTCGTCCTTGCACGCTGACGGGTCGGTCCGGAGCCTCCGGGCGCCCTCCGTGTGGCCGCGAGGTGAGTGGGTCGCCGACTCCTCGCGGGTCGGGTGTGCAGGTGTGCAGGGTCGGGGGGCGCGGGCCCGCCTGGGGCCTGGGCCGCCGGGGTCGGGGCGCTCGTTCGTCCGGAGCGGGACGACTTGTTGCCACCTGCCTCCTGACTGACGAACGCAGGAGGAAAGACGAGTTCCCACACCCACACAGCCGGGGAGAGGGACACACGCCCAAACATCCGGGAGTCACACGGGGACACGCACAGACACTGGGACACACAAACACCTGGGGAAAGAGATCCTTAAACACCCGCGGACACACACGTACCCAAACAACctgggagacagacagacacaccaCACCCAGCCGCCCGCGGGCAGAGAGGCACGCACACCCAGGGAGAAGTGCGGTCACGGGGACACACGCAGACACCAGCCTTCTCCCCAGCCTTTCGGGGCGCACACCAGCACACCCAAACCAACCCTCCCCTCGCGTGATTAATGTAGGGAAAGCAAAAGGCGCTCGTGCAGTTTCATTTTGGCGACTCCGACGTGCTACCTCGGGGAACACTTGCTCCTGGGTTAGACCGCTCAGGTGAGGAGTTGGGCACGTAGAGCCAGTCCCGTGGGCTGGAGGCGGGGCGCGGCCTTATCTCATTCACTCAGGCTAAGATTTCAGAACCGTGTTCATTTCCTTCTTCAACTGAGTATGTAATGAGGCAAGGTGAGACCTAGGTACCGACCGGGTAGTTGGGGACGTTTTGGTTGCTctgttgttgtttctttttaagtgaTGACACAGCCCGTGACTACGGTTCTTTTGAGGAATTATTTTCTGCTAGTGTCCAAAGTGTCACGTGATCAAGCTCTATAGGATTTCAGCCTCTTGAGAAAATCAGTGAACAGAATTGGATTGcatttttcaaatgtgaaaagGCGTTTTACCTGTTTGTCTTTCTGACGCTGGCACCACTGTAATGGAAAATCCCCAAGTTGCCTGTAATCTCAAAAACTGTTCAGTGGGGCAAAACTGAAGAGATGAAGGAAACCCATAACTATTCAGTCAGGCTTTTAAGAACACTGTTTTTAGTTTCTCTTTTAGACGCTTGTGTGGAAGTTATCATCCCTACTTGTCTAGAGCTCTCAGAATCTGACTGAGATTCCCAAATCTAAGGCAATGGTGTGGCAGTCTGACACTTTCAGTATTTTTGTGTAGACGTTGTACTAAATTCCTCTTATACTAAAGTTTCTGGCATGGTGACACGTATTTTTTAGAGTTTTGTGATGTGGGGAAATGTTTGGTTTATTATTTGTGAGGTTACACCTGGCCCCCGTCTTAGGAATGGCTGTGAAAGTGTTACTCATGGGGTCAGCATGGCACCTTATGTGGCATCTGTGCTCTCTGATTCATGCTGGACAGCGTGTTCTTTGCTAACAAATAGATCTCTCTGCCTCTTTTCAGGAGTTGTCTGCTACAGGGTATAGGAGATGCTGATTATATGCCTAAAATGATTGCTGTGGCATGGGATCCGACAAACGGCTGTGTGTCCTTTCCTTACTTGAGAGGTTTTATTCTGGGATGGATCAAGAGGAATTAGTCCAGGAAGAACATCCACGGACCTCGGAGGAGTCTTACTCGCTCTGTCGTTGGCTTGCTCATCTGGCCAAGTTAGGTCACCACATTTCTTTGTTAAATGATACACTTTATAATCTCTATGAGATTATATGACACCAAGTAGAGACATCAAATGATTGAATTCCAAGAAGTTCTGCCCCAGGCAATTTGCTGGTTAATGCTCTGGaggaaataagccaagtggaagtgtgtgtgtgtgtttgggaaaTGCCGTCTCAGCCTTAAAGCTCGCTAATAAATTTGTTAGTCAAAACCAAGGACAAGAAAATAGGCCTTGTGACTATGTAGGTCATCAACAAAGAATActtattaagtttttttttttgagggggtggTGAACTCACAACATGCCTTGGAGTTTGGAAGGCTGTGAAGCAAATGAAGGTTGGGATACCTGAGTAAGAAGACCTGGGGGGCCAGGTGTGGGGATGGAGGGCGGTCTGCACAGGTGGAGGCAGTCCCAGGCCTGTGTTGACCTGGGAGCCTGGGGGGCCTGGGCTCATTAGATAACTTCAAAGGGAAATCTCTTTCCTAAAGTGAACCTTGATATTGTACATGCTGTGAAAGTTGAGCTCTGGGTATGTCAACATTCTGGAGTCTTCCATTATTTCTTGTTAGTTTTTGTCCCTGGTGGTAGGTACAGGGTTTAGAATGCTGTTGCTTATCATGAACATACAGAGGATGACTAGACGGAAATGAATGTAAGTTAGGTAACAGCTCAATCAGCGTGGGGTGGAGAGAGATGGGTGTGTATTTTAGGAGAAATATAGAAATGAAGGAGGCAGTTCAGGCTTCTCCACATTCTGTCTTCACCAAACCCAGCTTATTTCGTCTTGGGGAGTCTGGACACAGAGTCCACTTTTGTCCGAGGTCTGCTGCCTTACAAATGGATGCTGTTGTTTGATAGGAGCTGGAGAAACTGTGTGGAACAACTTGATGCGTTTATCCCATGGCCACATTCGTTATCCAAGTgtgaaggagagcagagcagtgtAAACTAACAAACTGAGCTGTAAACTGAACTCACTGTCCAAGTTCTTGGGAATTGGATTCAGTTTTTGGCTGCAGAGGCTAAGGTAGTTCCCAGAAGGTAGTTCTCATGAGTGGTTGTGTTAATAGTGTTAgagaaacctgaaaaaaaaagccttagtttctttttttaaaaattttttattaaggtatgatagaTATACActttcatgaaggtttcacatgaaaaaacaatgtggttactatattcacccatattatcaagtccccacccacaccccaatgcagccactgtccatcagtgtagtaagatgccacagatccactatgtgccttctctgtgctacactgttctccccgtgatcccccacaccatgtgcactaaacataatatccctcaatccccttctccctccctccccacctgccctcccacacccctccccttcggtaaccactagttcattcttggagtctctgagtctgctgccattttgttcgttcagttttgcttcattgttttgtCTGAGGTCTGCTGCCTTACAAATGGATGCTGTTGTAGATGACAGAAgatctccacaaatgagggaaatcatttggcatttgtctttctccacctggtttatttcactgagcataatgtcctccagctccatccaggttgttgcaaatggtagaatttgtttcttaatggccaaatagtattccattgtgtatgtgtaccacatctttatccattcatctactgacggacacttcggttgcttccgtatcttggcaattgtaaaaagtgctgcgatgaacataggggtgcatatgtctttttgaatctgatcttgttttctttgggtaaattcctaggagtgaaattcctgggtcaaatggtatttctattttgagttttttgaggaacctccatactgctttccacaatggctgaactagtttacaatcccaccagcagtgtaggagggttcccctttctccgcatcctcgccagcatttgttgttcttagtctttttgatgctggccatccttactggagtgaggtgatacctcattgtggttttaatttgcatttccctgatgattagtgatgtggaacatcttttcatgtgtctgttggccatctgaatttcttctttggagaactgtctcttcatatcctctgcccatttgttaatcggattatttgctttttggatgttgaggtgcatgagctctttatatattttggatgttaaccccttgtcggatatgtcatttacaaatatattctcccatactgtaagatgcctttttgttttgttgatgatgtcctttgccgtacagaagctttttagtttgatgtagtcccatgtgttcatttttgcttttgtttccctttctcgaggagatgcgttcaggaagaagttgctcatgcttatattcaggagatgtttgcctatgttgttttctaagagttttatggtttcatgacttacattcatgtcttcgatccatttcaagtttacttttgtgtatggggttaaacaataatccagtttcattctcttgcatgtagctgtccagttttggcaacaccagctgttgaagaggctgtcatttccccattgtatgtccatggttcctttatcatatattaatcgaccatatatggttgggtttatatcagggctctttagtctgttccattgatctatgggtctgttcttgtgccagtaccaaattgtcttgattactgtggctttgtagtggagcttgaagttggggagcgtaattccccctgctttattcttccttcccaggattgaaAAAGCCTTAGTTTCTAGAACTTGCTATGTAGAACTCCAACAGATAGAAGAGTGTTTAAATGATTTAACAGGTTCAAAAAAGTTAGAACTCACTGGGCTATGGTATGTAGCTAGGTGGCTGCTCTAGTCTGTGCAGTTTTATGCTTGTGTATTTCATCAGCAGCAATGAGGTGAATATACCTGAAACTACATACGTGGTTTAGTTGGAAGTCAGAACAGAACCATAGAAAATCTGCTTGAGGAACACACGTTGGTGAATGCAGAGCATGCATTCTAGTGTTCTTAAATAAAGTTTCATAAATAGTTGTTTTTGAAGCAAACAGCTGCCACCCTCATTAGTATTTGTACAGCACTTG includes these proteins:
- the RAB9A gene encoding ras-related protein Rab-9A isoform X1; amino-acid sequence: MFSRCWTRAAGAGHGQRRSRYHLLFSGPRNSRPCTLTGRSGASGRPPCGREVSGSPTPRGSGVQVCRVGGRGPAWGLGRRGRGARSSGAGRLVATCLLTDERRRKDEFPHPHSRGEGHTPKHPGVTRGHAQTLGHTNTWGKRSLNTRGHTRTQTTWETDRHTTPSRPRAERHAHPGRSAVTGTHADTSLLPSLSGRTPAHPNQPSPRVINVGKAKGARAVSFWRLRRATSGNTCSWVRPLRFLKSEILRLIMAGKSSLFKIILLGDGGVGKSSLMNRYVTNKFDTQLFHTIGVEFLNKDLEVDGHFVTMQIWDTAGQERFRSLRTPFYRGSDCCLLTFSVDDSQSFQNLSNWKKEFIYYADVKEPESFPFVILGNKIDISERQVSTEEAQAWCRDNGDYPYFETSAKDATNVAAAFEEAVRRVLATEDRSDHLIQTDTVSLHRKPKPSSSCC